Proteins co-encoded in one Desulfitobacterium hafniense DCB-2 genomic window:
- a CDS encoding prepilin-type N-terminal cleavage/methylation domain-containing protein, which translates to MRRKRQLKAGQSDKTRGFTLLEVLLVLTLLAGVGFVLLIKLPVQMDNRNLSLASTQLIQELRDARAKAMAENTWYEIRLYPSNNTYRIFREGTLEKTITLPEKISFANQPSNIRFSAEGSPIFLGGPIKTGSISLTNGKHTRNVITALITGRVREEIK; encoded by the coding sequence ATGAGGAGAAAGAGGCAGCTTAAAGCCGGTCAATCGGACAAGACAAGGGGCTTTACTCTCCTTGAGGTGCTTCTGGTCCTAACCCTCCTGGCAGGGGTGGGTTTTGTGCTTTTGATAAAGCTCCCAGTGCAGATGGACAACCGCAATTTGTCTTTAGCCAGTACCCAGCTCATTCAGGAACTACGGGATGCCAGGGCCAAGGCGATGGCCGAAAATACCTGGTATGAAATCCGCCTTTATCCAAGCAATAATACTTATCGTATTTTCAGAGAAGGGACGTTGGAGAAAACCATCACCCTTCCGGAAAAAATAAGCTTCGCCAATCAACCGAGCAATATACGCTTTTCTGCGGAAGGCTCACCCATCTTTCTGGGAGGGCCAATCAAGACCGGCAGTATTTCCTTAACCAATGGAAAACATACCAGAAATGTCATTACTGCCTTGATTACAGGCAGAGTTCGGGAAGAAATTAAGTAA
- a CDS encoding type II secretion system F family protein: protein MRSRSFAWRALDQEGNHLEGIWEVRQEGEVRHRLFLKGYYPLAISPRHHRLFNLLSYFELLSKKSDRLRIWAGITQRLSLLLGAGLPLLLAIDILEKQSKGRITRLAWGQVKEQLEAGAELSEALNFLVPPPTPYIRAMAQAGERAGRLPEILDHLSRDLFEEHTYRRKLKGTLTYPVFLLVLTIGLIYALSFLVLPVYEQIFLSMDAELPVLTQVIFRVSHGLPFLVLGVFSVGMSSVLLLRLRHLDDWRERLRGGLSKVPFLGRVYQLYDYLQFSQILGTLLDAGIPLLEALRLTYGAVLTFSMKKVVADLEEAVRAGKRLTAVLAGRSDFPGDATQMLEVGEESGQLSTMLYHLSRLFRMELEEQMTQVPHLVGPLLVIVLAGIIGLVAIGVLLPIFDIGTYLQ from the coding sequence ATGAGGAGTCGCAGCTTTGCGTGGAGAGCTTTGGATCAGGAGGGAAATCACCTTGAGGGGATTTGGGAAGTTCGGCAGGAAGGAGAGGTAAGACATCGATTATTTCTCAAAGGATATTACCCTTTGGCTATTAGTCCCCGCCACCACAGACTTTTCAATCTGCTCTCCTATTTTGAACTTTTGAGTAAGAAAAGCGATCGGCTGAGGATTTGGGCAGGCATTACGCAGCGCTTATCCCTTCTTTTAGGGGCTGGTCTGCCATTGCTCCTGGCCATTGATATTTTGGAAAAGCAGAGTAAGGGACGCATAACACGCTTAGCCTGGGGACAGGTGAAGGAACAATTAGAAGCGGGTGCAGAATTATCGGAAGCTCTTAACTTCTTGGTGCCGCCTCCTACCCCCTATATCCGAGCTATGGCCCAAGCCGGAGAACGTGCGGGCAGATTGCCGGAGATTCTCGATCATCTTTCCAGAGATCTTTTTGAGGAGCATACTTATCGCCGTAAACTTAAAGGTACCTTAACTTATCCGGTATTCTTGCTTGTGCTGACCATAGGGCTGATTTATGCTTTAAGCTTTCTTGTTTTACCTGTATATGAACAGATTTTTCTCAGCATGGATGCTGAGCTTCCGGTTCTGACTCAAGTCATATTCCGGGTTTCTCATGGATTACCTTTTCTGGTCCTAGGGGTATTTAGTGTGGGAATGAGTTCTGTTCTCCTTCTCCGCCTGCGCCACCTGGATGATTGGAGAGAAAGGCTGCGGGGTGGGCTGAGTAAGGTGCCTTTTTTGGGCAGGGTCTATCAGCTTTATGATTATCTGCAATTTTCTCAGATATTGGGGACATTGCTGGACGCAGGAATTCCTCTTCTGGAAGCCTTGAGGTTGACTTACGGAGCGGTGCTGACTTTCTCCATGAAAAAGGTGGTTGCTGATCTTGAGGAAGCGGTTCGGGCGGGGAAACGGTTGACGGCTGTTCTGGCCGGCAGGTCCGATTTTCCTGGGGATGCGACGCAGATGCTTGAAGTAGGAGAGGAATCGGGCCAGCTGAGTACCATGCTGTATCACTTGAGCCGACTGTTTCGGATGGAGCTTGAGGAACAGATGACTCAAGTGCCCCACCTGGTGGGTCCGCTGCTCGTCATAGTTTTAGCAGGAATCATCGGCTTGGTAGCAATCGGTGTCCTGCTACCCATCTTTGATATAGGGACATACCTTCAATAA
- a CDS encoding GspE/PulE family protein, with translation MNKIPLWTNRRKKDGDYEGFRDKWKQQISHEEGFGQYLLSRQKIDLGQLSRALGEQKETGARLGEILVRHKALTLEQLLLELGGYLGVTKVDLTQVDIDPKVASLLSEQAACRYGAIPVGLKDRILQVAMFDPGNHHYVENIRILTGFEVEPLLADEAQVVTAIKKYLTVEKSIAELSGQDEQECKGIGRINTLDSEEGNDAPTIQLVDFLLRDAIMLGASDVHWEPGKTVMRVRYRIDGKLETKRSFPLGVARNVLARIKIMSGMDVAERRLPQDGRSSFMVGAKTIDLRISSLPTVHGEKIVIRILDQDTAQRSLQSLGMSRGVEQSIQRLIKEPHGIILVVGPTGSGKTTTLYALLRELVSEQLNLVSIEDPVEYQLPGVVSVQVQPKIGLTFAQGLRSILRQDPDVIMIGEIRDEETARIAIAAALTGHLVLSTLHTNTAAEAFTRLLDMGIEPYLVAAVLRGVLSQRLVRRLCEQCKEPWHLDPLEKDAMDLPESVRQVFRAKGCPKCRGTGYSGRIGIHELLLYHQDIKDLVLEGQSSGAIEEKAIAKGMIPLRRDGYNKVRQGLTSLEEIWYSTSGIMR, from the coding sequence ATGAATAAGATACCTCTTTGGACGAACCGCCGCAAGAAGGATGGAGATTATGAGGGCTTTCGGGACAAATGGAAACAGCAGATCTCCCATGAGGAAGGATTCGGTCAATATTTGCTAAGTCGGCAAAAAATCGACTTGGGTCAGTTATCCAGGGCTTTAGGGGAACAAAAGGAAACAGGTGCCCGCTTGGGAGAAATTCTTGTTCGGCACAAGGCACTTACTTTGGAGCAATTGCTACTTGAGCTGGGTGGATATCTGGGTGTGACTAAAGTGGATTTGACTCAGGTCGATATTGACCCTAAGGTAGCATCCTTATTAAGTGAGCAGGCTGCCTGTCGTTATGGTGCTATTCCGGTAGGGCTTAAGGATAGAATTTTGCAGGTCGCTATGTTTGACCCAGGAAACCATCATTATGTGGAGAATATTCGAATATTAACAGGTTTTGAGGTCGAGCCACTGCTTGCTGATGAGGCCCAGGTGGTGACGGCCATCAAAAAATATCTTACTGTGGAGAAAAGTATTGCTGAGCTCAGCGGGCAGGATGAACAAGAGTGTAAAGGGATAGGGCGGATTAATACTCTTGACTCTGAGGAAGGAAATGACGCCCCAACGATTCAATTGGTGGATTTTCTCCTTCGGGATGCTATCATGCTTGGAGCCAGCGATGTCCACTGGGAGCCGGGTAAGACGGTAATGCGGGTGCGCTACCGGATCGATGGGAAGCTGGAGACTAAGCGCTCTTTTCCTCTGGGGGTTGCCCGCAATGTGCTGGCCAGAATAAAAATTATGTCAGGAATGGATGTGGCGGAACGAAGGCTGCCCCAAGACGGCAGGAGCAGTTTTATGGTCGGCGCAAAGACCATTGACCTGCGAATATCCAGTCTTCCCACGGTCCATGGGGAAAAAATCGTGATACGTATTCTGGATCAGGATACAGCCCAACGATCCTTGCAATCTTTGGGCATGAGCAGGGGGGTTGAGCAAAGTATTCAACGCTTAATCAAGGAGCCTCATGGGATTATCCTCGTCGTAGGGCCCACTGGCAGCGGAAAAACAACCACCCTCTATGCCTTACTGAGAGAACTCGTTTCTGAGCAGCTTAATCTGGTTTCTATCGAAGATCCGGTGGAATATCAGTTGCCCGGAGTCGTATCCGTACAGGTCCAGCCCAAGATCGGCCTGACCTTTGCTCAAGGATTGCGTTCCATATTGCGGCAGGATCCCGATGTGATTATGATTGGGGAAATACGGGATGAAGAGACAGCCCGCATTGCCATCGCTGCAGCCTTGACGGGTCATTTGGTCTTGTCCACCTTACATACCAACACAGCGGCGGAAGCTTTTACCCGTCTTTTGGATATGGGGATAGAACCCTATTTGGTGGCGGCCGTTTTAAGAGGTGTTCTGTCCCAACGCTTAGTCCGCCGTCTCTGTGAACAGTGTAAAGAGCCTTGGCACCTGGATCCCCTTGAAAAGGACGCCATGGATTTGCCGGAGAGCGTCCGGCAGGTTTTTAGGGCAAAAGGTTGCCCTAAATGTCGGGGAACCGGTTATTCCGGACGTATCGGTATTCACGAGTTACTACTTTACCATCAGGATATTAAGGATTTAGTATTGGAAGGTCAAAGTTCAGGAGCGATCGAAGAAAAGGCTATAGCCAAAGGGATGATTCCCCTGCGCCGGGACGGCTATAACAAAGTGCGCCAAGGTTTAACAAGCCTGGAGGAAATCTGGTATTCAACTAGCGGTATAATGCGATAG
- the aroE gene encoding shikimate dehydrogenase: MMTITEWENHSVVLSKSFGGVDLVKHFAVIGDPIAHSLSPVMHNAGYKALNLAADYQKFQVSPEDLGEAVLGLKALGFSGWNVTVPHKETILPFLDELTEEAVRAGAVNTVKVDKGRLIGHNTDGSGFVRSLQEHMELDERQQIVILGAGGAAKGIAMALAPFQAQLCIMNRTPERGAELVGKVLEWGGQAHQEEWGRGAWLVQADCVIQTTSIGLKKEEYPFSLAGIRPGTLVVDIIFNPWETPFLHSAKAMGCKTVNGIDMLLYQGVNAWEFWLEDKAPVESMRKALYQALAV, encoded by the coding sequence ATGATGACGATAACGGAATGGGAAAACCATTCCGTTGTGCTATCCAAAAGCTTTGGGGGTGTAGACTTGGTAAAGCATTTTGCAGTGATTGGCGATCCGATTGCTCATTCCTTATCTCCGGTGATGCATAATGCCGGATATAAGGCTTTAAACTTAGCTGCAGATTATCAAAAATTCCAGGTGAGCCCTGAGGATTTGGGAGAGGCCGTATTGGGTCTTAAGGCTCTGGGCTTCAGCGGCTGGAATGTAACCGTTCCCCATAAGGAAACCATTCTTCCTTTTCTGGATGAACTGACAGAGGAGGCGGTCAGAGCAGGCGCTGTGAACACCGTAAAAGTGGACAAGGGTCGGCTGATCGGCCATAACACCGATGGTTCCGGCTTCGTTCGTTCCCTGCAGGAACATATGGAGTTAGATGAGCGACAACAAATCGTTATCTTAGGAGCCGGAGGTGCCGCCAAGGGGATTGCTATGGCCCTGGCGCCTTTTCAAGCCCAGCTTTGCATCATGAACCGCACTCCTGAGCGGGGGGCGGAGTTGGTGGGAAAAGTACTAGAGTGGGGCGGACAAGCGCACCAGGAGGAATGGGGAAGGGGAGCCTGGCTGGTTCAGGCGGATTGCGTGATCCAAACAACCAGCATAGGCTTAAAAAAGGAAGAATACCCTTTTTCTCTTGCAGGAATACGGCCAGGCACTCTGGTAGTGGACATCATCTTTAATCCTTGGGAGACACCTTTCTTACATTCGGCTAAAGCCATGGGCTGCAAGACTGTCAACGGAATCGATATGCTTCTTTATCAAGGGGTCAATGCCTGGGAATTCTGGCTGGAAGATAAGGCGCCTGTAGAATCCATGAGGAAGGCTTTGTATCAGGCTTTGGCAGTTTGA
- a CDS encoding type IV pilus twitching motility protein PilT, which translates to MTIEQLLKEAAQRRASDIHLTVDSPPVFRIDGSLVRAEEEILTPNVLDEMARTLMDSAQSSKFKESGEIDFSHSIPDVGRFRVNAFRQRGAAGIAIRLIPFNISTPEQLGLPPVCIEFANLRKGLVLVTGPTGSGKSTTLASMIDYINRTRSEHIVTVEDPIEYMHKHRLSLVNQREVGSDTQSFANALRAALRQDPDVILVGEMRDLETISTAVTAAETGHLVFSTLHTNDATQAVDRMIDVFPPFQQQQMRVQLAAVLQGVIAQQLLPRKDQQGRVAAQEILVVTPAVRNLIREGKTHQIANTMQTGGKLGMQSMEKAIQEHVRAGRISNAVAQEMIQNMGH; encoded by the coding sequence ATGACTATAGAGCAACTATTAAAAGAAGCAGCTCAGCGACGTGCCTCGGATATTCATCTTACAGTGGACAGTCCTCCAGTTTTCCGTATTGATGGTTCTTTGGTAAGGGCTGAAGAAGAGATATTAACTCCCAATGTGCTGGATGAAATGGCGAGAACTTTAATGGACAGTGCTCAGAGTAGCAAGTTTAAAGAGTCTGGAGAAATAGATTTTTCCCACAGCATTCCCGATGTAGGTCGTTTCCGTGTCAATGCTTTTCGCCAACGAGGAGCTGCGGGAATCGCCATTCGTCTTATTCCCTTTAATATCTCGACACCGGAGCAGCTTGGTCTTCCCCCTGTCTGCATCGAGTTTGCCAATTTACGCAAAGGGCTGGTTCTTGTGACGGGTCCTACGGGAAGCGGGAAGTCTACCACCTTAGCCTCAATGATTGATTACATCAATAGGACCAGGTCGGAGCATATCGTTACCGTTGAAGATCCCATCGAGTATATGCATAAACATCGCCTAAGCTTAGTTAATCAGCGGGAAGTGGGAAGTGACACCCAATCCTTTGCCAATGCTTTGCGAGCAGCATTGCGGCAGGATCCGGATGTAATCCTCGTCGGTGAAATGCGGGATCTTGAGACCATAAGTACGGCGGTGACGGCTGCAGAGACAGGGCATCTGGTATTTAGTACCCTCCATACCAATGATGCTACTCAGGCAGTGGACAGAATGATCGACGTGTTTCCGCCTTTTCAGCAGCAGCAAATGCGGGTCCAGTTGGCAGCGGTTCTTCAAGGAGTTATCGCCCAACAGCTGCTTCCTCGTAAGGATCAACAGGGAAGAGTTGCAGCCCAGGAAATTCTTGTTGTCACACCGGCAGTAAGAAATCTCATCAGAGAAGGAAAGACCCATCAAATTGCTAACACAATGCAAACCGGCGGTAAACTTGGGATGCAAAGTATGGAGAAAGCTATTCAGGAACATGTCCGGGCTGGACGCATCTCCAATGCAGTCGCGCAAGAAATGATACAAAATATGGGCCACTAA
- a CDS encoding PulJ/GspJ family protein produces the protein MQTIRWNQKERSGRVDQDRGFTLIEVLFALLITGILLGVALRFFYGEWNISQTLKDKMEAHYAVVTAGRWVSDAIREAESVQWTNRGKWTLTVTPSGENYSDQYYLDDKDYDGVKDLYRYHKGAHNPIVSGIVDWNCTQGVSGLWTITFQGQIGKQRVHWQGRIRARGGVNQGILPS, from the coding sequence ATGCAAACTATTCGGTGGAATCAAAAAGAGCGTTCAGGCAGGGTAGACCAGGATAGAGGCTTCACCTTGATAGAAGTTTTATTTGCCCTTTTAATAACCGGTATACTCTTAGGTGTTGCCTTGAGATTTTTTTATGGAGAGTGGAATATCAGCCAAACCCTTAAAGATAAGATGGAAGCGCATTATGCGGTGGTTACTGCCGGGAGATGGGTGAGTGATGCTATCCGTGAAGCTGAGTCAGTTCAGTGGACCAACCGGGGAAAATGGACCTTGACAGTAACCCCCAGTGGAGAGAACTATAGTGACCAATATTATCTGGATGATAAAGATTATGATGGGGTTAAAGATTTGTACCGCTATCATAAAGGTGCCCATAATCCGATAGTCAGCGGGATTGTGGACTGGAATTGCACTCAAGGAGTGTCAGGGCTGTGGACGATAACCTTTCAAGGACAGATAGGGAAGCAAAGAGTTCATTGGCAAGGCAGGATCAGGGCAAGGGGCGGGGTGAATCAGGGTATATTACCCTCTTAA
- a CDS encoding shikimate kinase, translating into MNNFFEHEITSFNGDPSKNDALEEGEGLSGAAHNDNIVLVGFMGTGKSTVGRRLAKLLGREFIDTDLEIERLTEMTVSEIFRRHGETRFRSEERLLVKRLAEHKGYVIATGGGTVLNPENWRDLAQSGVIIGLYAPLDEIYKRIGYRNDRPLLRGDRQVVEELWAKRQPIYNQANWTIDTTHKGIEQVVEEIFSLYEGGSMDARTED; encoded by the coding sequence ATGAATAATTTTTTTGAGCATGAAATCACATCTTTTAATGGAGATCCCTCTAAAAATGATGCCTTGGAGGAGGGGGAGGGACTCTCTGGCGCTGCTCATAATGATAATATTGTGCTTGTAGGCTTTATGGGTACCGGCAAAAGCACTGTGGGCAGGCGTTTGGCCAAGCTCCTGGGACGGGAGTTTATTGATACGGATCTGGAGATCGAAAGACTAACGGAAATGACTGTATCGGAAATTTTTCGCCGCCATGGCGAGACCCGTTTTCGTTCGGAGGAGCGGCTGTTGGTGAAACGTCTGGCTGAACATAAAGGGTATGTTATTGCTACAGGGGGAGGAACTGTGCTGAATCCTGAGAATTGGCGGGATTTGGCACAAAGCGGTGTTATTATCGGCTTATATGCGCCCCTTGATGAGATTTACAAACGAATTGGCTATCGCAATGACCGTCCTCTTTTGAGAGGAGATCGCCAAGTGGTTGAAGAGCTGTGGGCCAAGAGACAACCTATCTATAACCAGGCGAATTGGACTATCGATACGACTCATAAGGGAATTGAACAAGTGGTTGAAGAGATATTCAGCCTATATGAAGGAGGTTCTATGGATGCAAGGACAGAGGATTGA
- a CDS encoding type II secretion system protein GspG, with the protein MGNRCKEKGFTLLEVLLVLCLMMAIISIAAPRWGTAKNHTSTQADLANRVLIEGAVELYKLDTGKLPEGIADLYAPPPGIEGWRGPYLRQRFTKPTDNEERYELDEGGKVVP; encoded by the coding sequence ATGGGGAATCGATGTAAAGAGAAAGGTTTTACACTGCTGGAAGTTCTTTTGGTTCTTTGTTTGATGATGGCTATCATCAGCATTGCAGCACCACGATGGGGCACTGCTAAGAATCACACTTCTACTCAAGCGGATTTAGCTAATCGAGTGCTGATCGAGGGGGCAGTGGAACTATACAAACTGGATACCGGAAAGTTACCTGAGGGAATAGCAGATTTATATGCACCACCTCCGGGAATAGAAGGTTGGCGGGGACCTTATCTCAGACAGCGTTTTACCAAACCTACTGATAATGAAGAACGCTATGAACTGGATGAGGGAGGCAAAGTCGTCCCATGA
- the aroB gene encoding 3-dehydroquinate synthase codes for MQGQRIDVASVKPYPVFLGARLEELGDYLTTRIGAGEHLLVITHPNVGDYYLDTLQKGLSSFMVNTLIVPQGEDEKSLDRLSDLTSEAIACGADRKTVVLALGGGVIGDLAGFFASVFMRGMRYVQIPTTLLAMVDSSIGGKVAVNHAAGKNLLGDFYPPLAVWTDFSTLETLPWEEMLNGLAETIKHAVIADEELLSFIEKHQEEIMARKPELYKELTSRSSAVKVRLVSEDETEQGKRMFLNYGHSFGHALEAEVAYQGITHGQGVSIGMVAAAHLAQERGLMNSGEVERLIKLLKAFGLPVTVRAKNPRVLTDLMGADKKNYKGQKVLVLPKGIGQGIVIRDANDEEILRAWDKVIE; via the coding sequence ATGCAAGGACAGAGGATTGATGTTGCCTCCGTGAAGCCCTACCCTGTTTTCCTGGGGGCCAGGCTGGAGGAGCTGGGTGACTATCTGACCACCCGCATCGGAGCTGGGGAACATCTTCTGGTGATTACTCACCCTAATGTCGGCGATTACTATCTGGATACTTTGCAAAAAGGGCTAAGCTCCTTTATGGTCAATACCCTGATTGTACCTCAGGGTGAGGATGAGAAATCCCTGGACCGCCTCAGTGATTTAACCAGTGAAGCCATTGCCTGCGGCGCGGATCGCAAGACCGTGGTCTTGGCTTTGGGGGGAGGGGTTATTGGAGATTTGGCCGGCTTCTTCGCCAGTGTCTTTATGCGGGGAATGCGTTATGTCCAAATTCCCACCACCCTTCTGGCGATGGTGGATAGCAGCATCGGCGGTAAAGTTGCGGTAAATCATGCTGCAGGCAAGAACCTGCTGGGAGATTTTTACCCGCCTCTGGCTGTATGGACAGATTTTAGTACATTAGAGACCCTGCCCTGGGAAGAAATGCTTAATGGTCTGGCAGAGACTATCAAGCATGCTGTCATTGCCGATGAAGAGCTTCTCTCTTTTATCGAAAAACACCAGGAAGAAATCATGGCGCGGAAGCCTGAGCTATACAAGGAGTTGACTTCCCGCTCCTCGGCGGTTAAAGTCAGACTGGTCTCTGAGGACGAGACGGAACAGGGCAAGAGGATGTTTCTTAATTACGGGCATAGCTTTGGTCATGCTCTTGAGGCTGAGGTGGCCTACCAAGGGATTACCCATGGACAGGGTGTCAGCATCGGCATGGTAGCAGCTGCCCATCTGGCCCAAGAACGGGGACTGATGAACAGTGGAGAAGTGGAACGCTTGATTAAGCTTCTCAAAGCTTTCGGTTTGCCGGTAACTGTCAGAGCTAAGAATCCCCGAGTGTTAACCGATCTTATGGGGGCAGATAAAAAGAATTACAAAGGGCAGAAAGTTTTGGTCCTGCCTAAAGGGATAGGACAGGGGATCGTGATTCGTGACGCCAACGATGAGGAAATTCTAAGAGCTTGGGATAAGGTTATTGAGTGA
- a CDS encoding type IV pilus modification PilV family protein, translating to MNDYNEKGFVLLDVILALFLFTVGFAALYGLSEKALSEADQALRLTEAANHAQNIMETLGAESWRDNIRRGSCIPGGEVEGSEGFFRWRVYSDWDIPDELLRVKVEVSWLEQGSVQRYTLESLYALQ from the coding sequence ATGAATGACTATAATGAAAAGGGTTTTGTGCTTTTGGATGTGATTCTGGCCCTCTTTCTTTTTACGGTAGGTTTTGCTGCTTTGTATGGTTTAAGCGAGAAGGCTTTAAGTGAAGCTGACCAGGCGCTTCGTCTCACCGAGGCGGCCAATCATGCCCAAAATATCATGGAAACCTTAGGAGCGGAGTCCTGGCGGGATAACATCCGGAGAGGCAGCTGTATCCCCGGCGGAGAAGTGGAAGGGTCGGAGGGATTTTTCCGCTGGAGGGTTTATTCTGATTGGGATATCCCTGATGAATTATTAAGAGTTAAGGTGGAAGTTTCCTGGCTGGAACAAGGGAGTGTTCAACGCTATACCTTGGAAAGCCTTTATGCCTTGCAATAA
- the aroC gene encoding chorismate synthase produces MRYLTAGESHGPKLVGILEGVPSGAKIDKETIDQALQERQKGPGRGGRMKIEKDQITILSGVRGGLTTGAPIALEIINRDWANWEKIMAWGDEADLESRKVMTPRPGHADLTGYLKYRTEVRNVLERASARETAMRVAIGNIAVQILEALGVEIRGQVLSVGKVHMDSEDTPEYWQRVQASEWKVGDPKGEEALDAQLQEARSQGESLGGVLQIQVRNLLPGLGSYVQWDRKLDGRLAQAVLSVQAIKGVAFGMGFTAGQHFGSEVHDPIGYDSGRGYYRYSNNAGGIEGGMTNGEPVIIEAVMKPIPTLYSPLSTVNLETKEVMEASVERSDVCAVPAALVVLKHVAAWEILQAILEKFPADTWDELDKAWQDYKRFVSEQ; encoded by the coding sequence ATGCGTTATTTGACAGCAGGTGAATCTCACGGACCAAAGCTTGTCGGCATCCTTGAAGGGGTTCCCTCGGGGGCTAAGATAGATAAAGAAACCATCGATCAAGCACTGCAAGAGCGGCAAAAGGGTCCTGGCCGCGGGGGACGAATGAAAATTGAAAAGGATCAGATCACGATTCTTTCCGGAGTCCGGGGGGGATTAACCACAGGGGCTCCTATAGCCTTAGAGATTATCAACCGGGACTGGGCCAATTGGGAGAAAATTATGGCCTGGGGTGATGAAGCGGATTTGGAAAGCCGCAAAGTTATGACACCGCGACCAGGCCATGCGGATTTGACGGGATATTTGAAATATCGGACCGAAGTGCGCAATGTTCTGGAGCGAGCCAGTGCCCGGGAGACAGCTATGCGGGTGGCTATCGGGAATATTGCCGTACAGATTCTGGAAGCTTTAGGGGTGGAGATAAGAGGACAGGTCCTATCCGTAGGAAAAGTCCACATGGATAGCGAGGATACCCCTGAGTATTGGCAACGGGTCCAGGCCTCTGAGTGGAAGGTAGGAGACCCCAAGGGTGAAGAAGCGTTAGATGCTCAGCTGCAAGAGGCTCGGAGCCAAGGGGAGTCCTTAGGGGGAGTGCTGCAGATCCAAGTGCGGAACCTGCTGCCGGGTCTGGGTTCCTATGTCCAGTGGGATAGAAAATTGGATGGCCGGTTGGCTCAGGCCGTTTTATCTGTCCAGGCCATCAAGGGAGTAGCCTTTGGCATGGGTTTTACGGCAGGCCAGCACTTTGGGTCCGAAGTCCATGATCCCATCGGTTATGACAGCGGGCGGGGTTATTATCGTTATAGCAATAATGCCGGCGGAATTGAAGGTGGAATGACCAATGGGGAACCGGTGATAATCGAAGCGGTCATGAAGCCCATCCCTACCTTATACAGTCCTTTGTCAACGGTTAATCTGGAAACGAAAGAAGTTATGGAGGCCAGTGTAGAGCGCAGCGATGTGTGTGCGGTTCCCGCCGCTCTGGTGGTCCTTAAGCATGTGGCGGCTTGGGAAATCCTTCAGGCCATTCTGGAAAAGTTTCCTGCCGATACATGGGATGAGTTGGATAAAGCCTGGCAGGATTATAAACGATTTGTGAGTGAGCAATAG